From a single Gimesia fumaroli genomic region:
- a CDS encoding ABC transporter permease translates to MFSYLVRRLFIGLITLVLITFIIFGLIRNMPGSPISTQMAMVDPGKELNPADIERMRKAYGLDKPWPQAYALWVGNVFRLDFGRSISRKQPVARLIHERMGPTLILSLSSLFLTYLLAIPIGLYSSARQGKLDERTVGTILYMLYSFPSFVAALFLQIYLANKLGWLPLYGMKSDGYSSMTGAQQTWDIFKHALMPVICYTYGSLAYYSRFIRANMHEVLRQDYIRTARAKGLGPINVLVKHAFRNTFIPLVTLIGLTLPSLLGGSVIIERIFSWPGMGQLYFESILERDYPTIMGLTLMFSILTLAGQLLADIFYAMADPRVKIADH, encoded by the coding sequence ATGTTCAGCTATCTTGTACGTAGGCTCTTCATCGGCCTGATTACTCTTGTCCTGATTACGTTCATTATTTTTGGACTGATCCGTAACATGCCTGGGTCACCAATTTCGACCCAGATGGCAATGGTTGATCCAGGAAAAGAATTGAATCCGGCTGATATAGAGCGCATGCGAAAAGCCTACGGACTTGATAAGCCATGGCCGCAGGCATATGCCCTTTGGGTTGGAAATGTTTTTCGACTCGATTTCGGTCGGTCCATCTCACGAAAGCAGCCCGTCGCACGTCTCATTCATGAACGTATGGGACCAACTCTGATTTTATCGTTAAGCTCTCTGTTTCTGACCTATCTCCTGGCAATTCCGATTGGCTTATATTCCTCTGCAAGGCAGGGGAAACTGGATGAACGAACGGTCGGAACCATTCTCTACATGCTGTATTCATTTCCGAGTTTCGTCGCGGCTCTGTTCTTACAGATCTATTTAGCGAATAAATTAGGGTGGCTGCCTTTATATGGAATGAAAAGCGATGGTTATTCATCCATGACCGGTGCTCAGCAAACCTGGGATATTTTCAAACATGCATTGATGCCGGTGATCTGCTACACCTATGGCAGTCTGGCATATTACAGTCGTTTCATTCGCGCAAATATGCATGAAGTTCTGAGACAAGACTATATCCGCACGGCACGCGCAAAGGGTTTGGGGCCGATAAACGTCTTAGTCAAACATGCGTTTCGCAATACCTTCATTCCACTCGTCACCTTAATTGGTTTGACGCTGCCTTCGTTGTTGGGCGGTTCTGTGATTATCGAACGTATTTTCAGCTGGCCTGGAATGGGACAGCTTTATTTTGAGTCAATTCTGGAACGGGATTATCCCACCATCATGGGCTTGACGCTGATGTTTTCCATTTTAACGTTAGCCGGTCAGCTTTTAGCAGATATCTTTTATGCAATGGCAGACCCCCGTGTCAAAATCGCAGACCACTAA
- a CDS encoding peptide-binding protein, whose protein sequence is MNLVPRLNLLLLTILLTFSLTGCPGPSPSTDMTEESSENSSTEAKEDVPLEPLLKPFDAPSLADLDAEVEWEEQPVLDSLELLRERQSKEKQLVSVKEALKLKNTNQESNEKILSALGRLPENDEEVDWNATINRHVGADLKSTNPIMGSSAVEFEVSSLTGFGLFSFDWNFRPFAVSDTVVSWQTSKDMLYDKVVLRDDLTWSDGTPITAHDIVFTFKTIMNPRVPVPAVRSGTDQLKWIQAYDDQTLVFFHKEALPTNVWNLNFPIIPKHIYEKELETDPTLQDSQYHVKYENEPVTGGPYELEKRVRGQEIILKRRESWYMQDGKEVRTRPYFERVRLRIIQDPNTALLALKKGEIDEMALNPELWKTQTEDEDFYKTCTKANGLEWVYFYFGWNCETLFFKDKKVRQAMSYAFNHKEMLDELCYGLYQPCTGIYHETAWMAPKPMTKPFQQNLNKAEDLLDEAGWIDHDGDGIRDKEFDGKIIPFRFTIMTANRPLSLSICTLLKENLDQIGIICEVKPTEFTVMQDKARNHQFQAMFGGWGTGTDPDTSINLWKTDAPRNYGQYSNPEVDKLFEEGRREFDKDKRAKIYGKIHEILYEDQPYTWLYFRNSFYGFNKDLRGYVFSPRGPYGYGPGFGSLWKPVSK, encoded by the coding sequence ATGAATTTAGTTCCCCGCCTGAATCTATTGCTTTTGACCATTCTGCTTACGTTCTCTCTCACAGGATGCCCTGGGCCATCGCCTTCAACCGATATGACGGAAGAGTCATCGGAAAATTCAAGCACGGAAGCAAAAGAAGATGTACCTCTGGAACCACTGTTGAAACCATTTGATGCCCCCAGCTTAGCCGACTTGGATGCTGAGGTTGAGTGGGAAGAACAGCCAGTACTGGATAGTTTGGAGCTACTACGGGAACGTCAGAGTAAAGAGAAGCAACTGGTCAGCGTGAAGGAAGCATTAAAGCTGAAAAATACCAACCAGGAAAGCAACGAAAAAATCCTGAGTGCGCTCGGCCGACTACCCGAAAATGACGAAGAAGTCGATTGGAACGCGACCATTAATCGACATGTCGGGGCTGACTTGAAGAGCACTAATCCGATCATGGGTAGTTCTGCTGTCGAATTTGAGGTGTCCTCTCTCACCGGATTTGGACTCTTCAGTTTCGATTGGAACTTCAGGCCTTTTGCCGTTTCTGATACCGTGGTCTCCTGGCAGACCAGTAAAGACATGCTGTACGACAAAGTCGTCCTCCGAGATGATTTGACATGGTCAGACGGCACTCCTATCACTGCACACGACATTGTGTTTACCTTCAAGACGATCATGAACCCCCGGGTACCTGTTCCTGCAGTTCGCTCTGGTACCGATCAGCTCAAATGGATTCAGGCTTATGATGACCAGACTCTGGTCTTTTTCCATAAGGAAGCACTCCCCACAAACGTCTGGAACCTGAATTTCCCCATCATCCCCAAGCACATTTATGAAAAAGAGCTGGAGACAGATCCCACACTGCAAGATAGCCAGTACCATGTAAAGTATGAAAATGAACCAGTTACCGGCGGACCTTATGAACTTGAAAAACGAGTTCGTGGACAGGAAATTATTTTAAAACGTCGCGAAAGCTGGTACATGCAGGATGGAAAAGAAGTTCGTACTCGGCCCTATTTTGAGCGTGTCCGACTCAGAATTATACAGGACCCCAATACTGCATTGCTTGCGTTGAAAAAAGGGGAGATCGATGAAATGGCGCTCAACCCTGAACTCTGGAAAACACAAACCGAAGACGAAGACTTTTACAAAACCTGCACCAAGGCAAATGGCCTGGAATGGGTTTACTTCTACTTTGGCTGGAACTGTGAAACCTTATTCTTTAAAGATAAAAAAGTGCGTCAGGCAATGAGTTATGCTTTTAATCATAAAGAAATGCTGGACGAACTCTGCTACGGTTTATACCAGCCATGTACTGGTATTTACCACGAAACGGCCTGGATGGCTCCCAAGCCAATGACAAAACCGTTTCAACAGAATTTAAACAAGGCAGAAGATCTGCTGGATGAAGCGGGTTGGATCGATCACGATGGAGACGGAATTCGAGACAAGGAATTCGATGGGAAAATTATTCCATTCCGGTTTACGATCATGACGGCGAACAGGCCTTTATCCCTTTCGATCTGTACGTTACTCAAAGAAAACCTGGACCAGATTGGCATTATCTGTGAAGTCAAACCAACTGAGTTTACGGTGATGCAGGATAAGGCACGTAATCATCAGTTTCAGGCAATGTTTGGTGGATGGGGGACAGGAACAGACCCTGACACTTCAATCAATTTATGGAAAACAGACGCTCCTCGAAATTATGGTCAATATTCCAACCCGGAAGTTGACAAACTGTTTGAAGAAGGGCGACGTGAATTCGATAAAGACAAACGGGCAAAAATCTATGGCAAAATCCATGAGATTCTGTATGAAGATCAGCCCTATACCTGGCTTTATTTCCGTAATTCATTCTATGGATTTAACAAGGATTTGAGAGGTTATGTCTTCAGTCCTCGTGGCCCTTATGGCTATGGGCCAGGATTTGGAAGTCTCTGGAAGCCTGTCAGTAAATAG
- a CDS encoding CAP domain-containing protein — protein sequence MMTIKPAWRVVLASLFCLMLIQPASSEEAPKEAAKPKEGEHDWLIKHPTILKLLKLHNQERARNGLPALTLNTKMCLKAQEHAKWMAQTGYYQHSNLPWPEIIFQGPTSAAAAVNGWIASPAHHSIMLTGTQAGFGYMVLNGQYYWVGVFQ from the coding sequence ATGATGACAATAAAACCAGCATGGAGAGTCGTTTTAGCAAGTCTGTTTTGTCTGATGCTCATTCAACCTGCTTCTTCAGAAGAAGCCCCTAAAGAAGCAGCAAAACCAAAGGAAGGTGAGCATGATTGGCTGATCAAGCATCCTACTATTTTGAAATTGTTGAAGCTGCACAATCAGGAACGAGCCCGAAACGGATTACCTGCACTGACATTGAACACCAAAATGTGTTTGAAAGCGCAAGAACACGCAAAATGGATGGCACAAACCGGCTACTACCAGCATAGTAATCTGCCTTGGCCCGAGATCATTTTCCAAGGTCCTACATCAGCAGCAGCTGCCGTCAATGGCTGGATTGCTTCTCCCGCCCACCATTCAATTATGCTTACCGGAACACAGGCCGGATTTGGCTATATGGTCCTGAATGGTCAATATTACTGGGTCGGTGTCTTTCAATAA